Proteins from one Streptomyces sp. NBC_00289 genomic window:
- the murA gene encoding UDP-N-acetylglucosamine 1-carboxyvinyltransferase — protein MTVNGSDDVLLVHGGTPLEGEIRVRGAKNLVPKAMVAALLGGEPSRLRNVPDIRDVRVVRGLLQLHGVTVRPGEEPGELVMDPSHVESANVADIDAHAGSSRIPILFCGPLLHRLGHAFIPGLGGCDIGGRPIDFHFEVLRQFGARIEKRADGQYLEAPQRLRGTKIRLPYPSVGATEQVLLTAVLAEGVTELSNAAVEPEIEDLICVLQKMGAIIAMDTDRTIRITGVDELGGYDHGALPDRLEAASWASAALATEGNIYVRGAQQRSMMTFLNTYRKVGGAFRIDDQGIRFWHPGGQLKSIALETDVHPGFQTDWQQPLVVALTQATGLSIVHETVYESRLGFTSALNQMGAHIQLYRECLGGSDCRFGQRNFLHSAVVSGPTKLQGADLVIPDLRGGFSYLIAALAAQGTSRVHGIELINRGYENFMEKLVELGAKVELPGKALG, from the coding sequence ATCCGTGTTCGTGGTGCGAAGAACCTCGTACCGAAGGCCATGGTCGCCGCCCTGCTGGGCGGTGAGCCGAGCCGTCTGCGCAACGTGCCGGACATCCGGGACGTGCGCGTGGTCCGTGGACTGCTGCAACTGCACGGCGTGACGGTCCGTCCGGGTGAGGAGCCGGGCGAGCTGGTGATGGACCCCTCGCACGTCGAGAGCGCGAACGTCGCGGACATCGACGCGCACGCGGGTTCGAGCCGCATCCCGATCCTCTTCTGCGGCCCGCTGCTGCACCGTCTGGGCCATGCCTTCATCCCCGGACTCGGCGGCTGCGACATCGGCGGCCGGCCGATCGACTTCCACTTCGAGGTGCTGCGGCAGTTCGGCGCGCGGATCGAGAAGCGGGCGGACGGCCAGTACCTGGAGGCGCCGCAGCGACTGCGCGGCACGAAGATCCGGCTGCCCTACCCGTCGGTGGGCGCGACCGAGCAGGTACTGCTGACGGCCGTCCTCGCGGAAGGCGTCACCGAGCTCTCGAACGCGGCCGTGGAGCCGGAGATCGAGGACCTCATCTGCGTCCTGCAGAAGATGGGCGCCATCATCGCGATGGACACCGACCGCACCATCCGCATCACCGGTGTGGACGAGCTCGGCGGCTACGACCACGGCGCACTCCCGGACCGCCTGGAGGCCGCCTCGTGGGCGTCCGCGGCGCTGGCGACCGAGGGCAACATCTACGTCCGCGGCGCCCAGCAGCGCTCGATGATGACGTTCCTGAACACCTACCGCAAGGTGGGCGGCGCCTTCCGGATCGACGACCAGGGCATCCGCTTCTGGCACCCCGGCGGCCAGTTGAAGTCGATCGCGCTGGAGACGGACGTGCACCCCGGCTTCCAGACGGACTGGCAGCAGCCGCTCGTGGTGGCCCTCACCCAGGCCACGGGCCTGTCCATCGTCCACGAGACGGTGTACGAGTCCCGGCTCGGATTCACCTCCGCGCTCAACCAGATGGGTGCACACATCCAGCTCTACCGCGAGTGCCTGGGCGGCTCCGACTGCCGCTTCGGCCAGCGCAACTTCCTGCACTCGGCCGTCGTGTCGGGCCCGACCAAGCTCCAGGGCGCCGACCTGGTCATCCCCGACCTGCGCGGCGGCTTCTCCTATCTCATCGCCGCCCTCGCGGCCCAGGGCACCTCCCGGGTGCACGGCATCGAGCTCATCAACCGCGGCTACGAGAACTTCATGGAGAAGCTCGTGGAGCTGGGCGCGAAGGTGGAACTGCCGGGCAAAGCCCTGGGCTGA